CTTcggttttaaaattttgggttaGACCTTCTAACATACTATGAGAGGCAGGCAGATCCCTCTATTAATGTCCGGTCCTTAGTGCCTTCGATCATTTACTAGAGGAGCTATCCATGCACACTTATTATTGCCCCCTCAAAATTGTGTGTTAGGGGAAACAAAaataccctccaagtaccaatGCAAAGAAAACTAACTTGGGGTTGTCTCTATCCAATAtatgtaatttaatttttggaatgcaATCTCAGGTGGTGGTATCTAACCTTGCGAACAACAATGTGATGGTGATTCTCGACAACCACGTTAGCAAGGCCGGTTGGTGTTGCAGTAAATGCGACGGCAATGGCTTCTTTGGTGATCGTTACTTCAACCCAGACCTATGGCTTCAAGGGTTAACTGCAATGGCGACCATGTTCAACGGCACTACCAATGTGGTTGGCATGAGTCTAAGAAATGAACTTCGGGGATTCAACCAAAACACAAGAGATTGGTACAGGTAACACACATATATATTGTTGGGTGTATTTTTTACCCTAaaatatgttctaatataagtctacATGAATAAGGAATTAGACTGTGGTGGATCCCACTTAGATAGAGCCCATCTAACTTAAAACACAAATCTTTTCTATAAATACTAACTGGATGCAGTAACctgtttattccaaacttgatatgtaGAGTGTATTgctaagcaaccttgtgcttaaacccgaAATATAACAAAAATTATTTGATTCTTCATCTCTTGCTAGTAAAGGATAAAGAttgatttttcttcattttcatctCTTTATTAAGGTACATGCAAAAAGGAGCAGAAACAGTTCACGCAGCAAATCCAGATGTTCTTGTTATACTCTCTGGGTTAAGTTTCGACAACGATTTGTCGTTCCTCCGTAAGCAACGGGTGAAACTAACATTTAATGGAAAGCTAGTATTCGAGGTTCATTGGTACGCATTCACGAACGGAAATGTTTGGGAGAGTGGAAACCCTAATCAGGTATGTGGAGGAATAGTGAATAATGTGATGAAGAAGGCTGGGTTTCTACTAGAACAAGGATGGCCGTTATTTGTGAGTGAGTTTGGGGTGGATCAAAGGGGTACGAACGTGAATGACAATAGGTTCTTGAATTGCTTCTTTGGTGTTGCAGCTGAATTGGATTGGGACTGGGCTTTGTGGTCACTAGTTGGGAGTTACTACATGAAATCAGGGGTGTTTGGGGTGGAAGAGGTTTATGGCATGTTGGATTATGATTGGTCTCATACTAGGAATTCAAGCTTCTTACAAAGACTTTCTACTCTTCAAACTCCTTTTCAAGGTATGCCCAAACTCCATGCCACCTCTCTTAAACTGTTCTGTTTCCGTCTGTTGATTTCAAAGGCCTTGGGGttcactataaatttgtagcgagggttcttttttctctcatctcaccgtggacatAGGCAATCTAATTtgtcgaaccacataaatccttaTGTGCACTGTGTGATTATTTATGATTTCCAACTTTTTTATCTCCATTGTTAAAATGCAGGACCAGGGGTTTCTGATGTAAGGCCATATAAAGTACTTTTCCATCCATCAACCGGACTTTGTGTTCAGAGAGAGGTATTAAAAGAAGAGACAGTAATAAGTTTAGGGTCTTGCTCGGAGTCTGAAGCAGCTTGGAGCTACACAACTCAAAAGACTTTGGAGCTGAAAGAGACATATTTCTGCTTACAAGCTGATGATGGCAGCTTGGGTAAACCAGCAAAACTTGGAGTCTTCTGTTCAGATGATACCTCAAAATGGGAGATGATATCGGACTCCAAAATGCACttgtcatctaagctcatcaatGGAAGCAGAGTGTGTTTGGATATTGACTCTAACAATGCCGTGGTCACTAATCCTTGCAAATGCTTGAGTAGCAgagaccatacttttttttctttttttatgaaaagtAGAGACCATACTTGTGATCCTGGGAGCCAATGGTTCAAGATCATTGATAGCACAAGGGCCACAGGGAACAAACACAAGAAAAGTAGTTGacagaatatatatatatgttcttAGGCATGCAGTGAATTCTGTTCCAAAAGATTAAATATCCGGATTCCCAAATGGgtctgtaaacggatcggatatgGATCAGTATTTCATTGATCATTGAGGTATGGATCTGTATCCAAATTTGTTTAATCTGACTAttgtatatttaattcatttttttttggaggggcgGGGGTTTGCATATTGTATATTCCATTACaactaaagggaaaaaaaaattcaacacaaaATCTTGCTTATATCATGATAGCTGGCTAAAGTTGAAGTTGTATTTAGAATATGTAACATTCTTTTGAttatccttattttatttctaaattttttttaagtaaatatCGAATTAaaaggtttttgaaaatttttttaagtgatttattattatgtaattctCAAGATCTATCATAGTCTCAAATGCTTGGTCTCATATACTTTTGGAGTACGCATGTGAAAAGATAAAATTTTACCCTAAGTGTGTTATTTACTAAAGAGGAAGGAAAATTATGATtacaaaatattttaattttaccaGGTCATGGGTCATGGGTCGACCTAGCTATTGAGGATGGGCTGGTatggaaagaagagaaattgatGGTGTCAGACTGGAAATGTTGTCCACTGTCTTAGCCCATTTATGTTCTGTGCAGGAGCAAGCCTCAAAGTTAGAGTAGAGACTTGAGTTCATCTTCACCTATATGTGTGGTCAGATGTCAACACTTGTCCCActtattatcatttttcaaagaatgaaaatgaatatTTATGAAAGCAAAAGCCAAAAAGGACATATTGCTTGCTCTTGGAATTTTCTCCTTCGGGTGACCTGAGTGGGTGAGATGCCCCGATGAAGATGGGACAagggtttttattttgttaacaCATGAATCGAAAAATACTGAAACCCCTCTGTTCACTAGGAAGTTTTCTCTCAGACGAGTGACCCCAAGGGGGAAGGCAAAGTCAAACTTAAGACTTTCAGCTTCCTTAGGCTTCATCCTTGCCAACTGCACTGCCCCTTGAGGATGATTGAAcaaacttttattttattttatttatttttctttatctcATTGAGGTTCCTTTGTATTCTTGAGGTTTGTTGAatatatttgattattaaaaataaaaattgggcaAGACTAATTTTGAAAACTCAGCTAAAGTTAAAAGGTAACAGTATCACCGTGATACGACTCGTCTGATTGTTCCCGTGACTCTGATATTTTTATGGCAATTGACCAAAGCTTGTTGAGCTTAGGAATATCCCATTCTCTAATTTCTTCTCctaattctacccaaaaaaacaaaaaattcttttCCTAAGACCCTAGTTATGGTCTGTTGCCTACGCATACATAAACACGTAATATATATAAGTCTCGTCTTCCCCCATCGGCTTCGCAACCTAAATtcattttgggtaaattacatatcactttttgattttcaaacgaaactcaaatcatctcctcatttttgaaaaaatttaaaTCACCCACTTTGtaataacggtgttagtctgctattagttattAGTGTGAAAGGACT
The nucleotide sequence above comes from Telopea speciosissima isolate NSW1024214 ecotype Mountain lineage chromosome 3, Tspe_v1, whole genome shotgun sequence. Encoded proteins:
- the LOC122654029 gene encoding glycosyl hydrolase 5 family protein-like — translated: MNKPTSLLVFFAFLIVSPNVLLPILQPPVTAAALPLYTNSRWIVDETGRRVKLACVNWVSHLKPMVAEGLSKQPLDVISKQIVSMGFNCVRLTWAVFMVTNHSLASMTVRHSFQSLGLLDSLAGFQLNNPSLLDLPLIKVFQVVVSNLANNNVMVILDNHVSKAGWCCSKCDGNGFFGDRYFNPDLWLQGLTAMATMFNGTTNVVGMSLRNELRGFNQNTRDWYRYMQKGAETVHAANPDVLVILSGLSFDNDLSFLRKQRVKLTFNGKLVFEVHWYAFTNGNVWESGNPNQVCGGIVNNVMKKAGFLLEQGWPLFVSEFGVDQRGTNVNDNRFLNCFFGVAAELDWDWALWSLVGSYYMKSGVFGVEEVYGMLDYDWSHTRNSSFLQRLSTLQTPFQGPGVSDVRPYKVLFHPSTGLCVQREVLKEETVISLGSCSESEAAWSYTTQKTLELKETYFCLQADDGSLGKPAKLGVFCSDDTSKWEMISDSKMHLSSKLINGSRVCLDIDSNNAVVTNPCKCLSRDHTCDPGSQWFKIIDSTRATGNKHKKSS